In Gulosibacter molinativorax, a single window of DNA contains:
- a CDS encoding SCO6880 family protein — MSNQQSTVEFGLRAVQFSRLTRRGILLGLSLPQLIVLAVGVLSIVGALYAGGGILLTWTAPIWLLSAALAWTPVGGRKLIEWVPVTFRWVARTQARQTVFRRRIVKPRPAGTLALPGDAAALREWEDPETWAAMIHDPHNQTLTAIIAVSHPAFVLLDPSEQERRVATWGRVLATTCRSGRIARLQVCERTLPDGGSGLVEWWRSHGTDDGSWTSTVYRELIDRAGPAGERHATTISLALDLRAAARQVRTNGGGIKGAAAVLRQEMTTLVTALRAAELTVGAWLTPAEVAVILRSAYDPATAALLERHGDIGRSLATAGPVAVTESWDRLRSDSAHHAVLWISEWPRSQVYPGFLAPVLLSSGIQRSFSLVCTPIRSDQAARDIRKKKTELISDAAQRSKMGQIEDASQTAEYGDVLQQEADLTAGHGVLRYTGLISISAPTPEELDTAVAAIEQAAIQASCETRRLVGQQAQAFTVAALPLCRTV; from the coding sequence ATGTCGAACCAGCAGAGCACGGTGGAGTTTGGGTTGCGGGCGGTGCAGTTCTCCCGCCTCACCCGCCGCGGTATCCTCCTCGGCCTCTCCCTCCCACAACTCATCGTCCTCGCCGTCGGAGTGCTCTCCATCGTCGGTGCCCTCTACGCCGGCGGCGGCATCCTCCTGACCTGGACCGCACCCATCTGGCTCCTCAGCGCAGCCCTCGCGTGGACGCCGGTCGGGGGCAGGAAGCTCATCGAGTGGGTGCCCGTCACCTTCCGGTGGGTCGCACGCACACAGGCACGGCAGACCGTGTTCCGGCGCAGGATCGTGAAACCCCGCCCCGCAGGCACCCTCGCACTCCCGGGCGATGCCGCCGCGCTCCGCGAGTGGGAAGACCCCGAGACGTGGGCGGCGATGATCCACGACCCCCACAATCAGACGCTCACGGCGATCATCGCGGTGTCGCATCCCGCGTTCGTGCTCCTCGACCCAAGCGAACAAGAACGCCGCGTCGCCACCTGGGGGCGCGTGCTCGCCACGACCTGCCGCTCCGGCAGGATCGCGCGTCTCCAGGTCTGCGAACGCACTCTCCCCGACGGAGGCTCTGGTCTCGTTGAGTGGTGGCGCAGTCACGGCACGGATGACGGCTCGTGGACCTCGACGGTCTACCGGGAACTCATCGACCGCGCAGGCCCCGCCGGGGAACGTCACGCGACGACGATCAGTCTCGCCCTCGACCTCCGCGCCGCAGCACGCCAGGTGCGAACCAACGGTGGCGGGATCAAGGGGGCTGCGGCAGTGCTCCGTCAGGAGATGACGACGCTCGTGACCGCGCTGCGCGCCGCGGAACTCACCGTCGGTGCTTGGCTCACACCAGCAGAGGTCGCCGTGATCCTCCGATCCGCGTATGACCCCGCCACCGCTGCGCTTCTTGAACGTCACGGCGACATCGGTCGGAGCCTTGCGACTGCGGGACCCGTGGCGGTGACGGAGTCGTGGGATCGGTTGCGGTCGGACTCCGCACACCACGCGGTGCTGTGGATCAGCGAGTGGCCGAGGTCTCAGGTGTATCCGGGGTTCCTCGCCCCGGTGTTGCTGTCGTCGGGGATTCAGCGCTCGTTTTCGCTGGTGTGCACGCCGATCCGTTCGGATCAGGCGGCGAGGGATATTCGGAAGAAGAAGACCGAGCTGATCTCGGATGCGGCGCAACGCTCCAAGATGGGGCAGATCGAAGACGCCTCCCAAACCGCCGAATACGGCGATGTCCTCCAACAAGAAGCAGACCTCACCGCCGGCCACGGCGTCCTCCGCTACACCGGCCTCATCTCGATCAGCGCGCCCACGCCGGAAGAGCTCGACACCGCGGTCGCGGCGATCGAACAGGCCGCGATCCAAGCGTCTTGTGAGACCCGCCGTCTTGTCGGGCAGCAAGCCCAAGCCTTCACCGTCGCAGCCCTGCCGCTGTGCCGCACCGTCTGA
- a CDS encoding conjugal transfer protein TrbL: MSVCDVPVISAVCDTVGQGAATLIAAPFDWLAQAMGGAAAWLFEAVWAVFDTTTLVDVTDEGYVGVYNILFGVAVFVVLIFFCLQLITGLIHRDPTALTRAATGAAKSILGSFVAIGLTGLLLEITDQLAVGIAQATGNTMESIGDRITLLAAGFAGINIAAPGVGAIVTIFLAGLAISAAAIVWFSLLIRKALLLVAIVFAPIALAGFSWDATKGWFGKWATFVIALILSKLVLVVIFLVAITQVSAPIELDLASISDPIAGVVLMFIAAFAPYMTYKFVSFVGFDMYHSMSAEQEAKSALNRPVPVPSAPKADGAKKVLDGAGDKGGGAAPSGGGTSPASTAAPSAGGGSAASGGSGAAAGAGAGSAGGGAGAAGAGTGAGAAAAGPAAAVVIGAQVAKAAATAGPKLGGAVGGAAEGHAAGAGETVQPAPSPAPNHTPTAPPTSPSVPPAKQTPPPAPKQTTGKD; this comes from the coding sequence ATGAGTGTGTGTGATGTGCCGGTCATCTCGGCCGTGTGCGACACCGTCGGCCAAGGCGCCGCCACGTTGATCGCGGCGCCGTTCGACTGGCTCGCCCAAGCCATGGGAGGCGCCGCCGCCTGGCTCTTCGAGGCTGTGTGGGCGGTGTTCGACACGACCACCCTCGTCGATGTCACCGACGAAGGTTACGTCGGGGTCTACAACATCCTGTTCGGGGTGGCGGTGTTCGTGGTGCTGATCTTCTTCTGCCTGCAACTGATCACCGGCCTCATCCACCGCGACCCCACCGCCCTCACCCGCGCCGCTACGGGGGCTGCGAAGAGCATCCTCGGTTCCTTCGTCGCCATCGGCCTCACCGGGCTCCTGTTGGAGATCACGGACCAGCTCGCGGTCGGGATCGCGCAAGCCACCGGGAACACGATGGAATCCATCGGCGACCGCATCACGCTGCTTGCCGCAGGGTTCGCGGGGATCAACATCGCCGCGCCCGGTGTCGGGGCGATCGTCACGATCTTCCTCGCCGGCCTCGCCATTAGCGCGGCTGCGATCGTGTGGTTCTCGCTCCTGATCCGCAAAGCCCTCCTGCTCGTCGCGATCGTGTTCGCTCCCATCGCTCTCGCCGGTTTCTCCTGGGACGCCACCAAGGGATGGTTCGGGAAGTGGGCGACGTTCGTGATCGCCCTGATCCTGTCGAAGCTCGTGCTCGTGGTGATCTTCCTCGTCGCCATCACCCAAGTCTCCGCACCGATCGAACTCGATCTCGCGTCGATCAGTGATCCCATCGCTGGGGTCGTGTTGATGTTCATCGCCGCGTTCGCCCCCTACATGACGTACAAGTTCGTCAGCTTCGTCGGGTTCGATATGTACCACTCGATGAGCGCGGAACAAGAAGCGAAATCCGCTCTCAACCGCCCCGTCCCCGTGCCCTCGGCCCCGAAGGCCGACGGCGCCAAGAAGGTCCTCGACGGCGCCGGCGACAAGGGTGGGGGCGCGGCACCGTCTGGTGGTGGCACGTCACCAGCATCGACAGCGGCGCCCAGTGCTGGTGGTGGATCAGCGGCGAGCGGTGGTTCCGGCGCCGCCGCTGGTGCTGGCGCAGGGAGCGCGGGAGGTGGAGCTGGTGCGGCCGGTGCTGGGACAGGTGCTGGTGCAGCCGCTGCAGGGCCTGCGGCTGCGGTCGTGATCGGCGCGCAAGTCGCCAAAGCCGCCGCAACCGCGGGTCCGAAACTCGGCGGCGCTGTCGGTGGGGCTGCGGAAGGCCACGCGGCCGGTGCGGGTGAAACCGTCCAGCCGGCACCGTCTCCCGCACCGAACCACACGCCCACGGCACCGCCCACGTCGCCGTCTGTGCCACCGGCGAAGCAGACGCCACCACCGGCTCCGAAGCAGACGACCGGAAAGGACTAG
- a CDS encoding bifunctional DNA primase/polymerase codes for MGAFDLFSEVSRMPLPEAAARFAAAGVPVFPCVPGEKRPLVRRGFHDATSDPAQVADWWSRWPAANIGVPTGTPSGVEVVDVDVHSTGTGFPAFRTAHREGLAAGWASLVRTPSGGLHAYYPADPDRSQSSWQAARAHVDFRGDGGYIIAPPSRVLRPGGVRTPYRLIVAGNTPAPVDAARLRDFLDTRTPVPFDRARASRFEPRGSDAKVLAGWVAGRGEGERNRGLFWAACRLAEAGTPPDATLEALGPAAEHAGLRSREIMATIRSAYRTTYPMHRADAEPVADRRHLVRESPGRVLS; via the coding sequence ATGGGTGCCTTTGATCTGTTTTCCGAAGTCAGCCGGATGCCGCTCCCCGAAGCTGCGGCGCGGTTCGCGGCGGCGGGGGTTCCGGTGTTCCCGTGTGTGCCGGGTGAGAAGCGGCCGCTGGTGCGTCGCGGGTTCCACGACGCCACCAGCGATCCAGCCCAGGTTGCGGACTGGTGGTCGAGGTGGCCGGCGGCGAACATCGGGGTCCCCACCGGCACCCCGTCTGGAGTGGAGGTCGTCGATGTCGACGTCCACTCCACCGGCACCGGATTCCCCGCTTTCCGCACCGCACATCGTGAAGGCCTCGCTGCGGGGTGGGCGTCGCTGGTGCGCACGCCTTCCGGCGGGCTGCACGCGTACTATCCGGCAGACCCAGATCGGTCGCAGTCGTCGTGGCAAGCGGCACGGGCGCACGTCGATTTTCGGGGTGACGGCGGATACATCATCGCCCCGCCCTCCCGCGTGCTCCGCCCCGGCGGGGTACGGACCCCGTACCGGCTGATCGTCGCAGGCAACACCCCGGCACCGGTGGATGCAGCGCGGCTGCGCGACTTCCTCGACACCCGCACCCCGGTGCCGTTCGACCGTGCCCGTGCGTCACGGTTCGAGCCGCGGGGTTCGGATGCGAAGGTGCTTGCCGGTTGGGTGGCTGGGCGTGGCGAGGGTGAGCGGAACCGGGGCCTGTTCTGGGCTGCGTGTCGTCTCGCCGAAGCCGGCACCCCTCCCGATGCGACTCTCGAAGCCCTCGGGCCTGCGGCCGAACACGCGGGGCTGAGGTCACGGGAGATCATGGCGACGATCCGTTCCGCCTACCGCACCACCTACCCCATGCACCGTGCTGACGCAGAGCCCGTGGCGGATCGGCGGCATCTCGTGCGCGAATCACCGGGGCGGGTGCTCTCATGA
- a CDS encoding DUF6112 family protein — translation MMVFPDFGGVGADSELRAVIGALLMFVLIIAVLMLVVSAIIWAIASSTGNAHTATKARIGAWVALGAAALAGAGVAWVNFLLGVGENL, via the coding sequence CTGATGGTGTTCCCCGACTTCGGCGGTGTCGGCGCCGACAGCGAACTTCGTGCGGTGATCGGTGCGCTGCTGATGTTCGTGCTCATAATCGCCGTACTCATGCTGGTCGTCTCCGCGATCATCTGGGCCATCGCCTCCTCTACCGGCAACGCCCACACCGCCACTAAAGCCAGAATCGGAGCGTGGGTCGCACTCGGCGCGGCAGCTCTCGCTGGTGCCGGAGTCGCGTGGGTGAACTTCCTCCTCGGCGTCGGCGAGAACCTGTAG
- a CDS encoding DUF2637 domain-containing protein has product MNTAETVMPRGRQLAVVTAITGTVFIAAGAFWLSFTALADLARRSGIDARQAWAWPLIVDGIIVVATVAVVALASQHRPTWYPWTLLAAGAVVSVTANAIHAIIAADTDVPSVLAASVAAIPPLVLLAITHLTVMLTRPVAPITKANETVPDLAPVVRAVATTGDAVPGLEDAPTSKPPVPVVPVSERREEAAQLREVEGWSNKQIARHLGVHPSTVGRWFGAEVKEETS; this is encoded by the coding sequence ATGAACACTGCGGAGACGGTGATGCCGCGGGGCCGCCAGTTGGCAGTGGTCACGGCGATCACGGGCACGGTGTTCATCGCAGCGGGGGCGTTCTGGTTGTCGTTCACGGCGCTTGCTGATCTGGCTCGGCGGTCTGGGATTGATGCGCGGCAGGCGTGGGCGTGGCCGTTGATCGTGGACGGCATCATCGTCGTCGCGACCGTCGCCGTCGTCGCTCTCGCCAGCCAGCACCGACCTACTTGGTATCCCTGGACGTTGCTTGCTGCGGGGGCTGTGGTGTCGGTGACTGCGAATGCGATCCACGCGATCATCGCCGCCGACACCGACGTTCCCAGCGTCCTTGCCGCATCGGTCGCCGCGATCCCACCGCTCGTGCTGCTCGCAATCACTCATTTGACCGTCATGCTCACCCGCCCCGTCGCGCCGATCACGAAAGCAAACGAGACCGTGCCGGACCTGGCGCCGGTCGTGCGCGCTGTGGCGACAACAGGTGATGCCGTGCCGGGGCTGGAAGACGCACCGACGTCCAAGCCGCCGGTCCCGGTGGTGCCGGTAAGCGAGCGGCGGGAGGAGGCGGCGCAACTGCGGGAGGTGGAGGGGTGGTCGAACAAGCAGATCGCCCGGCACCTGGGCGTGCACCCGTCGACTGTGGGCCGCTGGTTCGGCGCTGAAGTGAAGGAGGAGACATCGTGA
- a CDS encoding DUF6112 family protein: MIDIDPNGTGLPGIEQLRIIVGAVMTVGLILSVLALIVSAIVWGFGANSSNPHLASRGKVGVLVSCGAAIICGASVTLINFFWGVGQAV; encoded by the coding sequence GTGATTGATATTGATCCGAACGGTACCGGGCTTCCGGGTATCGAGCAGTTGCGCATCATCGTCGGCGCGGTGATGACCGTCGGCCTGATCCTCTCCGTCCTCGCCCTGATCGTCTCCGCGATCGTGTGGGGATTCGGCGCGAACAGCAGCAACCCACATCTCGCGTCGCGCGGGAAGGTCGGGGTACTCGTGTCCTGTGGAGCGGCGATCATCTGCGGCGCATCGGTGACGCTCATCAACTTCTTCTGGGGCGTAGGCCAAGCCGTCTAG
- a CDS encoding M23 family metallopeptidase: MLKKLLATLAIAAVCFGPATALLSVAVLANPAVAACAPGSLIVGPIPDSLTATAKNSETVTLNRQQLTHAATIITVGSQTDGVGRPGVVIALMAALTESHLRMLANTGTYPESANYPNDGDASDHDSLGLFQMRPQAGWGTVAELMDPNYQARAFYGGPTGPNYPSPRGLLDIPGWQQLDPGEAAQAVEVSAYPDRYQNYQPVAEAILAALTKPAASNGGSGNGGEVVVPETTRVVFPLPEGMWVRTSPFGWRTDPITFEQAFHSGSDFAAADGTPIYAVADGIVTHAGYTGNWGGLIIVEHTVGGERIASYYAHMWEYGIHVTEDMTVTAGQHIGDVGSSGKSTGPHLHLEIRPGGTGQPAIDADQWLTDQGAEGITGGTTSRASCTLGGGGR, encoded by the coding sequence ATGCTCAAGAAACTCCTCGCCACCCTCGCCATCGCCGCGGTCTGCTTCGGCCCCGCGACCGCACTCCTGTCCGTTGCTGTTCTAGCGAATCCTGCGGTCGCCGCGTGCGCGCCGGGGTCGTTGATCGTGGGGCCGATCCCGGACTCGCTCACCGCAACGGCGAAGAACAGTGAGACGGTGACGCTGAATCGTCAGCAGCTCACCCACGCCGCGACGATCATCACTGTCGGTAGTCAAACCGATGGGGTGGGGCGTCCGGGTGTGGTGATTGCGTTGATGGCGGCGCTCACGGAGTCGCATCTACGGATGCTCGCCAACACCGGCACCTACCCCGAATCAGCGAACTACCCCAACGACGGCGACGCCTCCGACCACGACTCACTCGGCCTGTTCCAGATGCGCCCACAAGCCGGATGGGGCACCGTCGCTGAGCTCATGGACCCGAACTATCAAGCCCGTGCGTTCTACGGCGGACCCACCGGCCCCAACTACCCTTCACCGCGCGGCTTGTTGGACATTCCGGGCTGGCAGCAGCTCGACCCCGGCGAAGCAGCGCAGGCCGTCGAGGTGTCGGCGTACCCGGACAGGTATCAGAACTATCAGCCCGTCGCCGAAGCAATACTGGCCGCCCTCACCAAGCCCGCAGCATCAAACGGCGGCAGTGGCAACGGTGGTGAGGTTGTGGTGCCGGAGACGACCCGGGTGGTGTTCCCGTTGCCGGAGGGTATGTGGGTGCGGACGAGTCCGTTCGGCTGGCGCACCGACCCGATCACCTTCGAGCAGGCATTCCACTCCGGCAGCGACTTCGCCGCCGCAGACGGCACCCCGATCTACGCCGTCGCAGACGGGATCGTCACCCACGCCGGATACACCGGCAACTGGGGCGGGCTCATCATCGTCGAGCACACCGTCGGCGGGGAACGCATCGCGTCGTACTACGCACATATGTGGGAGTACGGCATCCACGTCACCGAAGACATGACCGTCACCGCCGGGCAACACATCGGCGATGTCGGCTCCTCCGGGAAATCCACCGGGCCCCACCTCCACCTTGAAATCCGCCCCGGCGGCACCGGGCAGCCCGCGATCGACGCCGACCAGTGGCTCACTGATCAGGGCGCGGAAGGCATCACCGGCGGCACCACCTCTCGCGCGTCGTGCACGCTGGGCGGGGGTGGGCGCTGA
- a CDS encoding helix-turn-helix domain-containing protein, producing the protein MGDVVILAANTLCGAEPEGWISTTTLYLDRDYVIDQVFWQYASRFHERLDASQFLDAHYAEPTQVVRIGRHRAGLMMPWLDELVALSVDGIPPDRFYRAQSLVSAVFDILVPFIVVANEGTAGARRSASAPTVPRHRQFRPVRPEVLEVAQVLRAELDRHWTVTELAARAHLSVSQLRRVFVEAFGKSPISYLTMLRAERMAHLLRVDNAPISEIAAQVGWGDPDFAALQFRRSIGVSPSEYRRISEVVPAPFNPE; encoded by the coding sequence ATGGGTGACGTCGTGATTCTGGCCGCGAACACTCTCTGTGGCGCTGAGCCCGAGGGGTGGATTTCGACCACGACGCTCTACCTTGACCGAGACTATGTCATCGATCAAGTGTTCTGGCAGTACGCGTCCCGGTTCCATGAGCGGCTCGACGCCAGTCAGTTCCTTGACGCCCATTACGCAGAACCCACCCAGGTGGTCCGTATCGGTAGGCACAGGGCGGGACTGATGATGCCATGGCTCGATGAGTTGGTTGCATTGAGCGTAGACGGCATTCCTCCTGATCGGTTCTATCGAGCGCAATCGCTCGTCTCCGCCGTGTTCGACATTCTGGTTCCGTTCATTGTGGTTGCCAATGAAGGGACAGCTGGCGCGCGGCGAAGTGCATCGGCGCCCACCGTGCCACGTCATCGTCAATTCCGTCCGGTACGTCCAGAGGTTCTTGAGGTCGCGCAGGTCCTGCGTGCGGAGTTGGATCGGCACTGGACTGTGACTGAGCTCGCAGCCCGAGCGCACTTGTCCGTGTCTCAGTTGCGGCGGGTGTTCGTCGAGGCCTTTGGTAAGTCGCCGATCTCCTACTTGACGATGCTTCGTGCCGAGCGCATGGCTCACCTACTGCGTGTGGATAACGCGCCCATCTCTGAGATCGCAGCCCAGGTGGGCTGGGGGGATCCTGACTTCGCTGCACTTCAGTTCCGCCGGAGTATCGGCGTTTCCCCCAGCGAGTACCGCAGAATCAGCGAGGTTGTCCCGGCGCCCTTCAACCCTGAGTGA
- a CDS encoding ArdC-like ssDNA-binding domain-containing protein translates to MSGEDWKQALEFAARFRARSFNNTLLIFVQHQAAFEAGRVPEPVPSYVAGFKQWQALGRQVEKGQSGYMILAPVTGRFASFTPKVAESWRRLGRFEKPKPGEAVRSRMVGVRPAYVWDVSQTAGDPIPVPPSPRLLEGEAPDGLWKGIAAQVEAQGFTVLRVSHEGMIRGANGLTDFGARTVAVRENMPEAAQVKTLVHELAHVLLHGPDNADATGHRGIGEVEADSVALMVAAAHGMDTSDYTVPYVSWWAATVPEKSPVEVVQATGERVRKSAAAILDQLPTAQIGNGDPPGLSRDTAAKKPPETAVETAADPLSEEPRRPVASSARSL, encoded by the coding sequence GTGTCGGGTGAGGACTGGAAGCAGGCGTTAGAGTTCGCGGCCCGGTTCCGTGCCCGTTCGTTCAATAACACGCTGCTGATCTTCGTGCAGCATCAGGCAGCGTTCGAGGCAGGCCGAGTGCCGGAGCCAGTGCCGTCGTATGTGGCGGGGTTCAAGCAGTGGCAGGCGCTCGGCCGGCAAGTGGAGAAGGGCCAGTCGGGGTACATGATCCTCGCGCCCGTCACGGGCCGTTTCGCGTCGTTCACGCCGAAGGTGGCGGAGTCGTGGCGAAGGCTTGGCCGGTTCGAGAAGCCGAAGCCGGGTGAGGCGGTGCGGTCCCGCATGGTCGGTGTTCGCCCCGCCTATGTGTGGGATGTTTCGCAGACCGCGGGTGATCCGATACCTGTCCCGCCGTCACCCCGGTTGCTCGAAGGCGAAGCACCCGATGGGCTCTGGAAGGGCATCGCCGCGCAAGTCGAGGCGCAGGGGTTCACGGTGTTGCGGGTGTCGCACGAGGGCATGATCCGTGGCGCGAACGGCCTCACCGATTTCGGTGCGCGGACGGTGGCGGTGCGGGAGAACATGCCCGAGGCGGCACAGGTGAAGACTCTCGTGCACGAGCTCGCCCACGTGCTCCTCCACGGACCAGACAACGCCGATGCGACCGGGCATCGCGGGATTGGTGAAGTGGAGGCGGACTCGGTCGCGTTGATGGTCGCCGCAGCTCACGGCATGGACACGAGTGACTACACGGTGCCGTATGTGTCGTGGTGGGCAGCGACGGTGCCGGAGAAGTCCCCGGTTGAAGTCGTCCAAGCCACCGGCGAACGAGTCCGAAAGAGTGCCGCTGCGATTCTCGATCAGCTCCCCACTGCGCAGATCGGCAACGGTGACCCTCCCGGCCTCAGTCGCGACACCGCAGCGAAGAAGCCACCCGAGACGGCGGTCGAGACGGCGGCTGATCCGTTGAGCGAGGAGCCGCGCCGCCCGGTCGCATCCTCAGCGAGGAGCCTCTGA
- a CDS encoding ParB N-terminal domain-containing protein: protein MSEPGHIELERAVHSIWSGRRHREDFGDLYPLVESIAREGLLQPITITPDGMLICGARRLAAIRKLGWKTVNVWVRSGISTTLGQLLAEQDDNLLHKPLTRTEEATLYAELKALMAEDAAGRQEASRFTSKQENSRSNGAATVAAPQKGETRQQAALMVTGRNAYTSLERINELQQIAADLSQPDDVRERASHELDRIDAGGSITGAQQRIRAAQCLAELDTLAADPAQPAGIRDTAASGAARLRELEHTARPADLQRLAEIAVERAKTATKKRPNQLASARLHAVEEPGREFLPVRSFVYLWDELSTWTERYDPEAIGLALSKEQWVMFEQAVAATVAFLDLARAARDAHRHTA from the coding sequence ATGAGCGAGCCGGGGCATATCGAGCTGGAGCGGGCCGTCCATTCGATCTGGTCCGGACGCCGCCACCGGGAAGACTTTGGCGACCTCTACCCGCTGGTGGAGTCGATCGCGCGCGAGGGACTCTTGCAGCCGATCACGATCACCCCGGACGGGATGCTGATCTGCGGCGCCCGCCGCCTTGCCGCCATCCGCAAACTCGGGTGGAAGACCGTGAATGTGTGGGTGCGCTCCGGCATCTCTACCACCCTCGGGCAGCTCCTCGCCGAACAGGACGACAACCTGCTCCACAAGCCCCTCACCCGCACGGAAGAAGCCACGCTCTACGCCGAGCTGAAAGCCCTCATGGCCGAGGACGCGGCAGGCCGACAGGAAGCGTCACGGTTCACCTCGAAACAAGAAAACTCCAGGTCAAACGGTGCCGCCACCGTGGCGGCACCGCAGAAAGGCGAAACCCGCCAGCAAGCCGCACTCATGGTGACCGGACGCAACGCCTACACCTCGCTGGAACGCATCAACGAGTTGCAGCAGATCGCCGCCGATCTCTCCCAGCCTGACGATGTCCGGGAACGGGCGTCCCACGAGCTTGACCGGATCGACGCAGGCGGGTCGATCACCGGGGCACAACAGCGTATCCGGGCAGCACAATGCCTGGCCGAGCTCGACACCCTCGCCGCCGATCCCGCACAGCCGGCAGGCATCCGCGATACTGCCGCGTCCGGCGCAGCACGCCTGCGGGAACTCGAACACACCGCCAGGCCCGCGGACTTGCAACGACTGGCTGAGATTGCGGTCGAGCGGGCGAAGACCGCGACGAAAAAGCGCCCCAACCAGCTCGCGTCCGCACGCCTCCACGCCGTCGAAGAACCAGGACGGGAGTTCCTGCCGGTGCGGTCGTTCGTCTATCTCTGGGACGAGCTCTCCACCTGGACGGAACGCTACGACCCCGAAGCTATCGGCCTCGCCCTCTCGAAGGAGCAGTGGGTCATGTTCGAGCAGGCCGTCGCCGCGACAGTCGCGTTCCTGGATCTCGCCCGCGCCGCACGGGACGCACACCGGCACACCGCCTGA